From the genome of Halorussus caseinilyticus, one region includes:
- a CDS encoding sugar phosphate isomerase/epimerase family protein, whose product MRSAIQLYTLRELNDSLPDLLRRVGDTAFEGVEFAGLGDADIEEVQNALDDAGLDVAAAHVGIEDLEADLDGVAETYAALDCERIVVPYLDAAAFASEQAVADTARRLTELGARLDDRGVSLGYHNHDHEFADLGGGSAFETLAEETDFALELDVGWATAAGYDPVDLLGSLRGRVPLVHLKDVSGTTPVELGDGDLEIDACVRAAREAGTEWLVYEHDDPDDPAASLEHGAETLADLLD is encoded by the coding sequence ATGCGCTCGGCGATTCAACTCTACACGCTCCGCGAACTGAACGACTCACTGCCCGACCTGCTCCGGCGCGTCGGCGACACCGCCTTCGAGGGCGTCGAGTTCGCCGGACTCGGAGACGCCGACATCGAGGAAGTCCAGAACGCGCTGGACGACGCCGGACTCGACGTTGCCGCGGCCCACGTCGGCATCGAGGACCTCGAAGCGGACCTCGACGGCGTGGCCGAGACCTACGCGGCCCTCGACTGCGAGCGCATCGTCGTCCCGTACCTCGACGCCGCCGCGTTCGCCAGCGAACAGGCCGTCGCCGACACCGCGCGCAGACTGACCGAACTCGGCGCGCGACTCGACGACCGCGGCGTCTCGCTTGGCTATCACAACCACGACCACGAGTTCGCCGACCTCGGCGGCGGGTCGGCCTTCGAGACGCTGGCCGAGGAGACCGACTTCGCCCTCGAACTCGACGTAGGGTGGGCCACCGCCGCGGGGTACGACCCCGTGGACCTGCTCGGGTCGCTCCGCGGGCGCGTCCCGCTTGTCCACCTGAAGGACGTGTCGGGCACCACGCCGGTCGAACTCGGCGACGGGGACCTCGAAATCGACGCCTGCGTCCGGGCGGCGCGCGAGGCCGGAACCGAGTGGCTGGTCTACGAACACGACGACCCAGACGACCCCGCCGCGTCGCTCGAACACGGCGCGGAGACGCTGGCGGACCTGCTCGACTAA